In Quercus robur chromosome 10, dhQueRobu3.1, whole genome shotgun sequence, a genomic segment contains:
- the LOC126703534 gene encoding pantothenate kinase 2 isoform X3 — translation MANLTEDPVLEINGIKVREEDTNLAIDNKGVVREEGQGERDMSPPGGNSIHRSSSRPQLDLSKAAIEGNFEEKDPIILLPNQSDDISHLAVDLGGSLIKLVYFSRHEDRSSNDKRKKTLKERLGISNGSRRSYPILGGRLHFVKFETNKINECLDFISSKQLHCGGMDSRWHSELPADNNAVIKATGGGAYKFADLFKERLGVSLDKEDEMDCLVAGANFLLKAIRHEAFTHREGHKEFVQIDHNDLFPYLLVNIGSGVSMIKVDGDGKFQRVSGTNVGGGTYWGLGRLLTKCKSFDELLELSQRGDNRTIDMLVGDIYGGMDYSKIGLSASTIASSFGKAISENKELEDYRPEDISLSLLRMISYNIGQISYLNALRFGLKRIFFGGFFIRGHAYTMDTISFAVQFWSKGEAQAMFLRHEGFLGALGAFMSYEKHGLDDLMVHQLVERFPMGAPYTGGKIHGPPLGDLNEKISWMEKFVRKGTEITAPVPMAPTGTTGLGGFEVPSSKGETLRSDASALNIGVLHLVPTLEVFPLLADPKTYEPNTIDLADPSELEYWFTVLSEHLPDLVDKAVASEGRTEDAKRRGDAFARAFAAHLARLMEEPAAYGKLGLANLLELREECLREFHFVDAYRSIKQRENEASLAVLPDLLLELDSMSEEARLLTLIEGVLAANIFDWGSRACVDLYHKGTIIEIYRMSRNKMQRPWRVDNFDVFKERMFGSGDRKPPPHRRALLFVDNSGADIVLGMLPLARELLRRGTEVVLVANSLPALNDVTAMELPDIVAEAAKHCDILRRAAEAGGLLVDAMINTLDGSKENSSSVPLMVVENGCGSPCIDLRQVSSELAAAAKDADLIILEGMGRSLHTNYNARFKCDALKLAMVKNQRLAEKLIKGNIYNCVCRYEPAS, via the exons ATGGCTAATCTAACAGAGGACCCAGTTCTTGAAATTAACGGTATAAAGGTAAGGGAGGAGGATACAAATTTGGCTATAGACAACAAGGGGGTAGTAAGAGAGGAAGGTCAAGGTGAGAGAGATATGTCCCCTCCTGGAGGCAATTCTATTCACAGGTCAAGTTCAAGGCCTCAGCTTGACCTTAGCAAGGCTGCAATTGAAGGCAATTTTGAGGAGAAGGATCCCATAATTTTGTTGCCTAATCAGTCTGATGACATTTCTCATCTGGCTGTAGACCTTGGAG GGTCACTCATCAAGTTGGTCTACTTTTCAAGACATGAGGACCGATCAAGTAATGATAAGAGGAAGAAGACTTTGAAGGAGAGATTAGGGATTTCCAATGGTAGTAGGAGAAGCTACCCTATTCTTGGTGGGAGGCTTCATTTTGTGAAGTTTGAGACAAACAAAATTAACGAGTGCTTAGACTTTATTTCTTCCAAGCAGCTTCACTGTGGTG GAATGGATTCGCGTTGGCATTCTGAGCTCCCAGCCGATAACAATGCTGTTATCAAG GCCACAGGTGGTGGGGCATACAAGTTTGCAGATCTCTTCAAGGAAAGGCTTGGCGTTAGTCTGGACAAAGAAGATGAGATGGATTGTCTTGTGGCAGGAGCAAATTTTTTGCTTAAG GCGATTCGCCATGAAGCTTTCACACACAGGGAGGGTCACAAAGAATTTGTGCAGATTGACCACAATGACTTGTTTCCTTATCTTCTTGTCAATATTGGATCTGGTGTTAGTATGATCAAG GTTGATGGGGATGGGAAATTTCAGCGGGTTAGTGGGACAAATGTTGGTGGTGGTACTTATTGGGGCTTGGGAAGGCTGTTAACAAAGTGCAAGAG TTTTGATGAGTTGCTAGAGctgagtcaaaggggagataATAGGACCATAGACATGCTTGTTGGAGATATTTATGGTGGTATGGATTACTCTAAG ATTGGTCTCTCTGCGTCAACTATTGCTTCTAGTTTTGGCAAGGCTATTTCAGAAAACAAGGAGCTTGAGGATTACAGACCAGAAGATATATCCCTTTCTCTCTTACGAATGATTTCTTATAATATTGGCCAG ATATCTTACTTGAATGCGCTACGATTTGGGCTAAAGCGAATATTTTTCGGAGGATTTTTTATAAGAGGTCATGCTTATACCATGGACACTATCTCGTTTGCAGTTCAATTTTG gTCAAAAGGAGAAGCACAAGCAATGTTCTTGCGGCATGAAGGGTTTCTGGGAGCTTTAGGTGCATTCATGAGTTATGAAAAGCATGGTCTTGATGACTTGATGGTCCATCAGTTAGTTGAAAGATTCCCAATGGGTGCACCATACACAGGAGGAAAGATCCATGGCCCACCACTTGGAGATTTGAACGAGAAG ATTTCATGGATGGAGAAGTTTGTGCGGAAGGGAACTGAGATTACTGCACCTGTACCAATGGCTCCAACTGGTACTACTGGACTTGGAGGCTTTGAAGTTCCTTCATCCAAAGGAGAAACTCTGCGTTCTGATGCAAGTGCTCTAAATATTGGCGTTCTTCATTTGGTGCCCACTTTAGAGGTGTTCCCTCTATTGGCAGACCCAAAAAC GTATGAGCCTAACACTATTGATCTTGCGGATCCCAGTGAGTTAGA GTATTGGTTTACTGTCCTGTCAGAGCATTTGCCCGACCTTGTTGATAAG GCGGTAGCAAGTGAAGGCAGAACTGAAGATGCTAAAAGAAGGGGTGACGCTTTTGCTCGTGCATTTGCTGCGCACTTGGCGAG GTTGATGGAGGAGCCCGCAGCATATGGAAAATTAGGCTTGGCCAATCTATTGGAACTAAGGGAAGAGTGCTTGAGGGAGTTCCATTTTGTTGATGCCTACAGAAGTATAAAACAGAG GGAGAATGAGGCATCACTTGCTGTTTTACCTGACCTGTTATTGGAGCTAGATAGCATGAGTGAG GAAGCCAGACTGTTAACTCTAATTGAAGGTGTTCTAGCTGCAAACATTTTTGACTGGGGATCCCGTGCCTGTGTGGATCTCTATCATAAAGGAacaattattgaaatatatagAATGAGTCGCAATAAGATGCAAAGACCTTGGCGA GTGGATAATTTCGATGTCTTCAAAGAGAGAATGTTTGGGTCTGGAGACAGGAAGCCTCCCCCACATAGGAGAGCTTTACTCTTTGTGGACAACTCAGGTGCTGACATTGTTCTAGGGATGCTTCCCCTTGCAAGGGAACTTCTCCGACGAGGAACTGAA GTTGTGTTGGTTGCAAACTCACTCCCTGCTCTGAATGATGTAACTGCAATGGAGCTTCCTGACATTGTAGCTGAGGCAGCCAAG CATTGTGACATCCTTCGCAGAGCTGCTGAAGCAGGAGGCTTACTCGTGGATGCAATGATCAACACCTTAGATGGTTCTAAAGAAAATTCATCTTCGGTTCCGTTGATGGTCGTTGAGAATGGGTGTGGGAGTCCATGCATTGACTTAAGGCAGGTCAGCTCTGAGCTAGCTGCTGCTGCAAAAGATGCTGATTTG ATTATTTTAGAAGGTATGGGTAGATCTCTACACACCAACTACAATGCTCGATTTAAATGTGATGCCTTGAAG CTTGCAATGGTGAAGAATCAGAGGTTGGCAGAGAAATTGATTAAAGGAAACATATACAATTGTGTTTGTAGATATGAACCAGCCAGTTGA
- the LOC126703534 gene encoding pantothenate kinase 2 isoform X2, translating to MANLTEDPVLEINGIKVREEDTNLAIDNKGVVREEGQGERDMSPPGGNSIHRSSSRPQLDLSKAAIEGNFEEKDPIILLPNQSDDISHLAVDLGGSLIKLVYFSRHEDRSSNDKRKKTLKERLGISNGSRRSYPILGGRLHFVKFETNKINECLDFISSKQLHCGGMDSRWHSELPADNNAVIKSSVSKLENCSIKATGGGAYKFADLFKERLGVSLDKEDEMDCLVAGANFLLKAIRHEAFTHREGHKEFVQIDHNDLFPYLLVNIGSGVSMIKVDGDGKFQRVSGTNVGGGTYWGLGRLLTKCKSFDELLELSQRGDNRTIDMLVGDIYGGMDYSKIGLSASTIASSFGKAISENKELEDYRPEDISLSLLRMISYNIGQISYLNALRFGLKRIFFGGFFIRGHAYTMDTISFAVQFWSKGEAQAMFLRHEGFLGALGAFMSYEKHGLDDLMVHQLVERFPMGAPYTGGKIHGPPLGDLNEKISWMEKFVRKGTEITAPVPMAPTGTTGLGGFEVPSSKGETLRSDASALNIGVLHLVPTLEVFPLLADPKTYEPNTIDLADPSELEYWFTVLSEHLPDLVDKAVASEGRTEDAKRRGDAFARAFAAHLARLMEEPAAYGKLGLANLLELREECLREFHFVDAYRSIKQRENEASLAVLPDLLLELDSMSEEARLLTLIEGVLAANIFDWGSRACVDLYHKGTIIEIYRMSRNKMQRPWRVDNFDVFKERMFGSGDRKPPPHRRALLFVDNSGADIVLGMLPLARELLRRGTEVVLVANSLPALNDVTAMELPDIVAEAAKHCDILRRAAEAGGLLVDAMINTLDGSKENSSSVPLMVVENGCGSPCIDLRQVSSELAAAAKDADLIILEGMGRSLHTNYNARFKCDALKLAMVKNQRLAEKLIKGNIYNCVCRYEPAS from the exons ATGGCTAATCTAACAGAGGACCCAGTTCTTGAAATTAACGGTATAAAGGTAAGGGAGGAGGATACAAATTTGGCTATAGACAACAAGGGGGTAGTAAGAGAGGAAGGTCAAGGTGAGAGAGATATGTCCCCTCCTGGAGGCAATTCTATTCACAGGTCAAGTTCAAGGCCTCAGCTTGACCTTAGCAAGGCTGCAATTGAAGGCAATTTTGAGGAGAAGGATCCCATAATTTTGTTGCCTAATCAGTCTGATGACATTTCTCATCTGGCTGTAGACCTTGGAG GGTCACTCATCAAGTTGGTCTACTTTTCAAGACATGAGGACCGATCAAGTAATGATAAGAGGAAGAAGACTTTGAAGGAGAGATTAGGGATTTCCAATGGTAGTAGGAGAAGCTACCCTATTCTTGGTGGGAGGCTTCATTTTGTGAAGTTTGAGACAAACAAAATTAACGAGTGCTTAGACTTTATTTCTTCCAAGCAGCTTCACTGTGGTG GAATGGATTCGCGTTGGCATTCTGAGCTCCCAGCCGATAACAATGCTGTTATCAAG TCATCAGTTTCAAAGTTGGAAAACTGTTCAATTAAG GCCACAGGTGGTGGGGCATACAAGTTTGCAGATCTCTTCAAGGAAAGGCTTGGCGTTAGTCTGGACAAAGAAGATGAGATGGATTGTCTTGTGGCAGGAGCAAATTTTTTGCTTAAG GCGATTCGCCATGAAGCTTTCACACACAGGGAGGGTCACAAAGAATTTGTGCAGATTGACCACAATGACTTGTTTCCTTATCTTCTTGTCAATATTGGATCTGGTGTTAGTATGATCAAG GTTGATGGGGATGGGAAATTTCAGCGGGTTAGTGGGACAAATGTTGGTGGTGGTACTTATTGGGGCTTGGGAAGGCTGTTAACAAAGTGCAAGAG TTTTGATGAGTTGCTAGAGctgagtcaaaggggagataATAGGACCATAGACATGCTTGTTGGAGATATTTATGGTGGTATGGATTACTCTAAG ATTGGTCTCTCTGCGTCAACTATTGCTTCTAGTTTTGGCAAGGCTATTTCAGAAAACAAGGAGCTTGAGGATTACAGACCAGAAGATATATCCCTTTCTCTCTTACGAATGATTTCTTATAATATTGGCCAG ATATCTTACTTGAATGCGCTACGATTTGGGCTAAAGCGAATATTTTTCGGAGGATTTTTTATAAGAGGTCATGCTTATACCATGGACACTATCTCGTTTGCAGTTCAATTTTG gTCAAAAGGAGAAGCACAAGCAATGTTCTTGCGGCATGAAGGGTTTCTGGGAGCTTTAGGTGCATTCATGAGTTATGAAAAGCATGGTCTTGATGACTTGATGGTCCATCAGTTAGTTGAAAGATTCCCAATGGGTGCACCATACACAGGAGGAAAGATCCATGGCCCACCACTTGGAGATTTGAACGAGAAG ATTTCATGGATGGAGAAGTTTGTGCGGAAGGGAACTGAGATTACTGCACCTGTACCAATGGCTCCAACTGGTACTACTGGACTTGGAGGCTTTGAAGTTCCTTCATCCAAAGGAGAAACTCTGCGTTCTGATGCAAGTGCTCTAAATATTGGCGTTCTTCATTTGGTGCCCACTTTAGAGGTGTTCCCTCTATTGGCAGACCCAAAAAC GTATGAGCCTAACACTATTGATCTTGCGGATCCCAGTGAGTTAGA GTATTGGTTTACTGTCCTGTCAGAGCATTTGCCCGACCTTGTTGATAAG GCGGTAGCAAGTGAAGGCAGAACTGAAGATGCTAAAAGAAGGGGTGACGCTTTTGCTCGTGCATTTGCTGCGCACTTGGCGAG GTTGATGGAGGAGCCCGCAGCATATGGAAAATTAGGCTTGGCCAATCTATTGGAACTAAGGGAAGAGTGCTTGAGGGAGTTCCATTTTGTTGATGCCTACAGAAGTATAAAACAGAG GGAGAATGAGGCATCACTTGCTGTTTTACCTGACCTGTTATTGGAGCTAGATAGCATGAGTGAG GAAGCCAGACTGTTAACTCTAATTGAAGGTGTTCTAGCTGCAAACATTTTTGACTGGGGATCCCGTGCCTGTGTGGATCTCTATCATAAAGGAacaattattgaaatatatagAATGAGTCGCAATAAGATGCAAAGACCTTGGCGA GTGGATAATTTCGATGTCTTCAAAGAGAGAATGTTTGGGTCTGGAGACAGGAAGCCTCCCCCACATAGGAGAGCTTTACTCTTTGTGGACAACTCAGGTGCTGACATTGTTCTAGGGATGCTTCCCCTTGCAAGGGAACTTCTCCGACGAGGAACTGAA GTTGTGTTGGTTGCAAACTCACTCCCTGCTCTGAATGATGTAACTGCAATGGAGCTTCCTGACATTGTAGCTGAGGCAGCCAAG CATTGTGACATCCTTCGCAGAGCTGCTGAAGCAGGAGGCTTACTCGTGGATGCAATGATCAACACCTTAGATGGTTCTAAAGAAAATTCATCTTCGGTTCCGTTGATGGTCGTTGAGAATGGGTGTGGGAGTCCATGCATTGACTTAAGGCAGGTCAGCTCTGAGCTAGCTGCTGCTGCAAAAGATGCTGATTTG ATTATTTTAGAAGGTATGGGTAGATCTCTACACACCAACTACAATGCTCGATTTAAATGTGATGCCTTGAAG CTTGCAATGGTGAAGAATCAGAGGTTGGCAGAGAAATTGATTAAAGGAAACATATACAATTGTGTTTGTAGATATGAACCAGCCAGTTGA
- the LOC126703534 gene encoding pantothenate kinase 2 isoform X1: MANLTEDPVLEINGIKVREEDTNLAIDNKGVVREEGQGERDMSPPGGNSIHRSSSRPQLDLSKAAIEGNFEEKDPIILLPNQSDDISHLAVDLGGSLIKLVYFSRHEDRSSNDKRKKTLKERLGISNGSRRSYPILGGRLHFVKFETNKINECLDFISSKQLHCGGMDSRWHSELPADNNAVIKQSSVSKLENCSIKATGGGAYKFADLFKERLGVSLDKEDEMDCLVAGANFLLKAIRHEAFTHREGHKEFVQIDHNDLFPYLLVNIGSGVSMIKVDGDGKFQRVSGTNVGGGTYWGLGRLLTKCKSFDELLELSQRGDNRTIDMLVGDIYGGMDYSKIGLSASTIASSFGKAISENKELEDYRPEDISLSLLRMISYNIGQISYLNALRFGLKRIFFGGFFIRGHAYTMDTISFAVQFWSKGEAQAMFLRHEGFLGALGAFMSYEKHGLDDLMVHQLVERFPMGAPYTGGKIHGPPLGDLNEKISWMEKFVRKGTEITAPVPMAPTGTTGLGGFEVPSSKGETLRSDASALNIGVLHLVPTLEVFPLLADPKTYEPNTIDLADPSELEYWFTVLSEHLPDLVDKAVASEGRTEDAKRRGDAFARAFAAHLARLMEEPAAYGKLGLANLLELREECLREFHFVDAYRSIKQRENEASLAVLPDLLLELDSMSEEARLLTLIEGVLAANIFDWGSRACVDLYHKGTIIEIYRMSRNKMQRPWRVDNFDVFKERMFGSGDRKPPPHRRALLFVDNSGADIVLGMLPLARELLRRGTEVVLVANSLPALNDVTAMELPDIVAEAAKHCDILRRAAEAGGLLVDAMINTLDGSKENSSSVPLMVVENGCGSPCIDLRQVSSELAAAAKDADLIILEGMGRSLHTNYNARFKCDALKLAMVKNQRLAEKLIKGNIYNCVCRYEPAS, translated from the exons ATGGCTAATCTAACAGAGGACCCAGTTCTTGAAATTAACGGTATAAAGGTAAGGGAGGAGGATACAAATTTGGCTATAGACAACAAGGGGGTAGTAAGAGAGGAAGGTCAAGGTGAGAGAGATATGTCCCCTCCTGGAGGCAATTCTATTCACAGGTCAAGTTCAAGGCCTCAGCTTGACCTTAGCAAGGCTGCAATTGAAGGCAATTTTGAGGAGAAGGATCCCATAATTTTGTTGCCTAATCAGTCTGATGACATTTCTCATCTGGCTGTAGACCTTGGAG GGTCACTCATCAAGTTGGTCTACTTTTCAAGACATGAGGACCGATCAAGTAATGATAAGAGGAAGAAGACTTTGAAGGAGAGATTAGGGATTTCCAATGGTAGTAGGAGAAGCTACCCTATTCTTGGTGGGAGGCTTCATTTTGTGAAGTTTGAGACAAACAAAATTAACGAGTGCTTAGACTTTATTTCTTCCAAGCAGCTTCACTGTGGTG GAATGGATTCGCGTTGGCATTCTGAGCTCCCAGCCGATAACAATGCTGTTATCAAG CAGTCATCAGTTTCAAAGTTGGAAAACTGTTCAATTAAG GCCACAGGTGGTGGGGCATACAAGTTTGCAGATCTCTTCAAGGAAAGGCTTGGCGTTAGTCTGGACAAAGAAGATGAGATGGATTGTCTTGTGGCAGGAGCAAATTTTTTGCTTAAG GCGATTCGCCATGAAGCTTTCACACACAGGGAGGGTCACAAAGAATTTGTGCAGATTGACCACAATGACTTGTTTCCTTATCTTCTTGTCAATATTGGATCTGGTGTTAGTATGATCAAG GTTGATGGGGATGGGAAATTTCAGCGGGTTAGTGGGACAAATGTTGGTGGTGGTACTTATTGGGGCTTGGGAAGGCTGTTAACAAAGTGCAAGAG TTTTGATGAGTTGCTAGAGctgagtcaaaggggagataATAGGACCATAGACATGCTTGTTGGAGATATTTATGGTGGTATGGATTACTCTAAG ATTGGTCTCTCTGCGTCAACTATTGCTTCTAGTTTTGGCAAGGCTATTTCAGAAAACAAGGAGCTTGAGGATTACAGACCAGAAGATATATCCCTTTCTCTCTTACGAATGATTTCTTATAATATTGGCCAG ATATCTTACTTGAATGCGCTACGATTTGGGCTAAAGCGAATATTTTTCGGAGGATTTTTTATAAGAGGTCATGCTTATACCATGGACACTATCTCGTTTGCAGTTCAATTTTG gTCAAAAGGAGAAGCACAAGCAATGTTCTTGCGGCATGAAGGGTTTCTGGGAGCTTTAGGTGCATTCATGAGTTATGAAAAGCATGGTCTTGATGACTTGATGGTCCATCAGTTAGTTGAAAGATTCCCAATGGGTGCACCATACACAGGAGGAAAGATCCATGGCCCACCACTTGGAGATTTGAACGAGAAG ATTTCATGGATGGAGAAGTTTGTGCGGAAGGGAACTGAGATTACTGCACCTGTACCAATGGCTCCAACTGGTACTACTGGACTTGGAGGCTTTGAAGTTCCTTCATCCAAAGGAGAAACTCTGCGTTCTGATGCAAGTGCTCTAAATATTGGCGTTCTTCATTTGGTGCCCACTTTAGAGGTGTTCCCTCTATTGGCAGACCCAAAAAC GTATGAGCCTAACACTATTGATCTTGCGGATCCCAGTGAGTTAGA GTATTGGTTTACTGTCCTGTCAGAGCATTTGCCCGACCTTGTTGATAAG GCGGTAGCAAGTGAAGGCAGAACTGAAGATGCTAAAAGAAGGGGTGACGCTTTTGCTCGTGCATTTGCTGCGCACTTGGCGAG GTTGATGGAGGAGCCCGCAGCATATGGAAAATTAGGCTTGGCCAATCTATTGGAACTAAGGGAAGAGTGCTTGAGGGAGTTCCATTTTGTTGATGCCTACAGAAGTATAAAACAGAG GGAGAATGAGGCATCACTTGCTGTTTTACCTGACCTGTTATTGGAGCTAGATAGCATGAGTGAG GAAGCCAGACTGTTAACTCTAATTGAAGGTGTTCTAGCTGCAAACATTTTTGACTGGGGATCCCGTGCCTGTGTGGATCTCTATCATAAAGGAacaattattgaaatatatagAATGAGTCGCAATAAGATGCAAAGACCTTGGCGA GTGGATAATTTCGATGTCTTCAAAGAGAGAATGTTTGGGTCTGGAGACAGGAAGCCTCCCCCACATAGGAGAGCTTTACTCTTTGTGGACAACTCAGGTGCTGACATTGTTCTAGGGATGCTTCCCCTTGCAAGGGAACTTCTCCGACGAGGAACTGAA GTTGTGTTGGTTGCAAACTCACTCCCTGCTCTGAATGATGTAACTGCAATGGAGCTTCCTGACATTGTAGCTGAGGCAGCCAAG CATTGTGACATCCTTCGCAGAGCTGCTGAAGCAGGAGGCTTACTCGTGGATGCAATGATCAACACCTTAGATGGTTCTAAAGAAAATTCATCTTCGGTTCCGTTGATGGTCGTTGAGAATGGGTGTGGGAGTCCATGCATTGACTTAAGGCAGGTCAGCTCTGAGCTAGCTGCTGCTGCAAAAGATGCTGATTTG ATTATTTTAGAAGGTATGGGTAGATCTCTACACACCAACTACAATGCTCGATTTAAATGTGATGCCTTGAAG CTTGCAATGGTGAAGAATCAGAGGTTGGCAGAGAAATTGATTAAAGGAAACATATACAATTGTGTTTGTAGATATGAACCAGCCAGTTGA
- the LOC126701995 gene encoding iron-sulfur cluster assembly protein 1, giving the protein MLRLVSKKVLGLASQEGSALSASRPVQVLPRMYHERVIDHYDKPRNVGSLDKNDPTVGTGLVGAPACGDVMKLQIKVDEVTGKIVDARFKTFGCGSAIASSSVASEWVKGKQLEEVVTIKNTEIAKYLSLPPVKLHCSMLAEDAIKAAVKDYEAKRAKSNGSAKAAEA; this is encoded by the exons atgttgaGGCTCGTATCGAAGAAGGTGCTAGGGCTAGCCTCACAGGAGGGGTCGGCGTTGTCGGCGTCACGGCCCGTCCAGGTGCTGCCACGTATGTACCACGAGAGGGTGATCGACCACTACGACAAGCCCCGCAACGTTGGATCGTTGGACAAGAACGATCCGACGGTGGGCACGGGCCTCGTCGGTGCACCCGCCTGTGGCGATGTCATGAAGCTCCAAATCAAGGTCGACGAGGTGACTGGGAAGATCGTCGATGCTCGCTTCAAGACCTTCGGTTGTGGCTCCGCTATCGCTTCCTCGTCTGTAG CATCTGAGTGGGTCAAGGGGAAGCAATTGGAAGAAGTTGTGACCATTAAAAACAC GGAAATTGCAAAATATCTTTCTCTCCCACCAGTAAAGCTGCACTGCAGCATGCTTGCTGAGGATGCTATCAAGGCTGCTGTTAAAGATTATGAAGCTAAACGTGCCAAATCAAATGGTAGTGCAAAGGCCGCTGAGGCTTGA